CGGATTTGGTTCTGCTGGATATCATGATGCCCAAAATGGACGGTCTGGAAGCAGTTGAAATAATGCGGAAAGATGACGAACTAAAGCGTATTCCTATTATTTTTCTCACTGCCCGAAGCGATGAGAAAACGGAGGTTGAGGGCTTAAACAAAGGTGGGGACGATTATATTACCAAGCCAATTAGTACCACCAAGCTGATTTCAAGAATTAAGGCCGTAATGCGCCGATTTGATGAAACCCAGGAAGCACAGAACAAATTGGATGTTCACGATTTGGAAGTTGATAAGGATAGGTACATTGTTAAGAGGGGGGATCAAGAGTTTCAATTGCCAAGAAAAGAATTTGAGCTCTTATTCTTTCTGGCGAGCAGAAAAGGAAAAGTACTCGATCGCCAAACCTTGCTAAATAAAGTTTGGGGAGACAATATTTACGTAGTTGATAGAACGGTTGATGTACACGTGCGAAAAATCCGAGAAAAACTGGGAGACCACTACATCGAGACAGTAAAAGGTGTAGGGTATAGATTTAAAGAATGAGTAAAAATCGAAGGAAGTCCAGGATATTCAGACTTGGGCTTCGCGTAGCATT
This DNA window, taken from Balneola sp., encodes the following:
- a CDS encoding response regulator, with amino-acid sequence MAKKTILVVDDEKDLLDLIEYNLKKEGFQVLKAENGEQGINLAKESKPDLVLLDIMMPKMDGLEAVEIMRKDDELKRIPIIFLTARSDEKTEVEGLNKGGDDYITKPISTTKLISRIKAVMRRFDETQEAQNKLDVHDLEVDKDRYIVKRGDQEFQLPRKEFELLFFLASRKGKVLDRQTLLNKVWGDNIYVVDRTVDVHVRKIREKLGDHYIETVKGVGYRFKE